A region of the Candidatus Methylomirabilis oxygeniifera genome:
GGCCGCAAAGGGAATCGCAGCAGCCAGCATCGAGACCGGCGTACCCATTATTTTTGGCGTCATCACGGCCAACACGCTTGATGAGGCGATCGAACGGGCGGGAACGAAGGGCGGCAATAAAGGGTTCGATGCGGCGCTATCGGCCATTGAAATGGCCAGCCTCTTCGCCCAACTTAAATAATGCGCAAGAGAGCGCATTGTCCCAAGGATAACGGAAGTGGGTAAACGTCACCGCGCCAGGGAGCTTGCGCTCTCACTCCTGTATCAGCTTGAATTCTACCCGCTGGAGGCTTTTGAGGTGCAGTCGGCCGCCTTCTGGGCCGATCATCCGGCCGGCCCGGAGATCCGATCGTTGACTGACGAGCTGGTTCAGGGAACACTGCAACATCAGAAGCCAATCGATGAGGTACTCGCCTCGCACGTCGAGCACTGGATCCTCTCGCGGCTGGCCCTCGTAGATCTCTGCGTCCTCCGCTTAGCCGCGTTTGAACTGCTCTTTTACGGGAAGACGCCCTGGAAGGTTGCCATCGACGAAGCGATTGAGTTGGCGAAGGCGTTTGGCGGAAAGGACTCCGGCGCCTTTGTCAACGGTGTCCTGGACAAGCTCGCCGCTCTCGCCAAAGACAACTCCCCCGCTCCGCTGGGATAAAGCTGGACTCACGTTATCCTTATCCTTAGCCCCTTTGCCCCCCCTCATGATCGTTGCCGGTGATGTTAGGCATCACAGGCACCATGTATGAGTCGCTCAAAGATCCACTCGATCCACCAATCGATGTTGGTCCTTTCCTGAATGAATTTCCGTTTCTGGTCCTCTAACGCCTTCCTATCAGCTTCTGTCAGGTTCGAGTCTTTGAGCCTGGCGTCAATCTCGGCAATCTGAAAATCGACCACATCTCGTCGCGTCTTCCAGTCCTGAAGGTCTTGTTCACACCACTGTGCGTGTAATTGTGTGGTCGTAACATCTGCGTTTATGTGCGGCGTAAAGGTCGCCGCTTTTACCGGTACTGCAAACAGACACACAAAACTGCTTAGCTCCACGACCAGCGCCAAGACCCGCCCCATCCTATTTCTCACGACTGCTGCTCCCTCTTCTCCGATGCGTCGTATCCCGCAGCATTCGACGTCATTGTGCCGAAAGGCCCCCTTATCTTCATCCTCTCTCTAAAGGGGGGCGAGGAGAAGTAAAATTATGTAGGAGGGGAGCTTATACGTAGGTCTGCCCCTACGTAACGATGCGTAAAGAAATGGTTATTTGAAGAGATCGATAAGTGGGATGCTTAAGTCAGGGAGGAGGGGTGTACAGAGAGTGTCGCTTGCCTCGTGGCTCAGTTCGGCGACGCGGCTATAACCGTGGGGTGTCGTGCGGTAGACTTTTACTGTCTCCAATTCAGGGTCCACGATCCAGTACTCCTGCACCCCATGCCGCTCGTAGAGCTTCCGCTTGATGATTTCGTCGGTCTTGCGGGTGCTCTCTGAGAGGATCTCGATGAGGAGATCAGGTGCTCCTTGAATGTTGTGCGCGGTGATGATCGAGGCCTTCGCCGAGGAAATAAAGACGAGATCCGGCTGAACGACATCAAAGCTGGAGAGAATCACATCGAACGGAGCGGTGTAGAGGCGTCCGGCAGGGTGGAGCTTCAAATGGTCCACGATAGAGCAGGCGAGGTTCAGAGTAATCCGTTGGTGTCGCTCTGATGGTGATGGGGTCACGTGATGCTCTCCATCGATCAGCTCATGGCGCCGGCCGTCGTCAGGGAATAATAGGTAATCTTCATAGGTGAACTTGACCTGTACTGTCACTGTCTTCCTCGGACTGACTCTCAGCCTTCAGCCTACAGTCTTAACACCTGACCGCTTTACTCATACCGCTTGAAGACCAGTGTGGCGTTGGTTCCGCCAAATCCGAACGAATTGCTGAAGGCGACCCGCACCTCAGCGCGACGCGCGTTGTTCGGAACGTAATCAAGATCGCACTCGGGATCCGGCTCATCGTAGTTGGTAGTCGGCGGGATCACGCCATGGTGGAGGGTCAGCGCTGTGGCCACCGCTTCGACACCCCCCGCAGCCCCCAGGAGATGCCCGGTCATTGATTTGATAGAGCTCACCGCCAGACGATATGCGTGATCTCCAAACACCTTCTTGATCGCCTTAGTCTCAGCCGCATCGCCAGCAGGCGTCGATGTTCCATGGGCATTGATATAATCGACCTGTTCCGGCTGAAGCCCGGCATCCTCCAACGCGAGATTCATGGAGGCGATCGCACCGGCCCCTTCCGGCTCCGGCGCGGTCATATGATACGCGTCAGCCGACATCCCATAGCCGCTCAACTCGGCATATATCCTGGCGCTGCGATGCAGCGCATGCTCCAACTCCTCGAGAATCAAGACGCCCGCACCCTCGCCCATCACGAAGCCATCGCGTCCCTTGTCGAACGGGCGGCTGGCGCGCTGAGGCGCGTCATTTCTCGTGGATAGGGCCTTCATGGCGCCGAACCCGCCGATCGTCAGCGGAGAGATGACGGCCTCGGTTCCTCCGGCAAACATCGCATCAGCCATTCCCCGCCTGATCAGCTCGAAGGAATCGCCGATTGCATGATTGCCGGTCGCACACGCTGTCGAGACGCATAAATTCGGTCCACGGAGTCCGAAGCGAATCGCGATATTGCCTGAGGCCAGGTTGGTGATGATCGAGGGGATGAAGAAGGGACTGATCCGGCCGGGCCCTTTTTCCAACAATACCTTGTGCGTGTCTTCCAGGCAGGGGATTCCGCCCATGCCGGTCCCGATGAGGACACCGATGCG
Encoded here:
- the nusB gene encoding N utilization substance protein B homolog (Protein nusB): MGKRHRARELALSLLYQLEFYPLEAFEVQSAAFWADHPAGPEIRSLTDELVQGTLQHQKPIDEVLASHVEHWILSRLALVDLCVLRLAAFELLFYGKTPWKVAIDEAIELAKAFGGKDSGAFVNGVLDKLAALAKDNSPAPLG
- a CDS encoding conserved protein of unknown function (Evidence 4 : Homologs of previously reported genes of unknown function) — protein: MTVQVKFTYEDYLLFPDDGRRHELIDGEHHVTPSPSERHQRITLNLACSIVDHLKLHPAGRLYTAPFDVILSSFDVVQPDLVFISSAKASIITAHNIQGAPDLLIEILSESTRKTDEIIKRKLYERHGVQEYWIVDPELETVKVYRTTPHGYSRVAELSHEASDTLCTPLLPDLSIPLIDLFK
- the fabF gene encoding 3-oxoacyl-[acyl-carrier-protein] synthase II (Beta-ketoacyl-ACP synthase II) (KAS II) (Evidence 2b : Function of strongly homologous gene; Product type e : enzyme) — encoded protein: MTGLGVVAPNGIGVDTFWKSLMNGVSGIDHIARFDASRHDTKIAAEVKGFDPLLYMEKKEVKKMDRFIHYAMAGAIMAVDDAQLVVKDVERSRIGVLIGTGMGGIPCLEDTHKVLLEKGPGRISPFFIPSIITNLASGNIAIRFGLRGPNLCVSTACATGNHAIGDSFELIRRGMADAMFAGGTEAVISPLTIGGFGAMKALSTRNDAPQRASRPFDKGRDGFVMGEGAGVLILEELEHALHRSARIYAELSGYGMSADAYHMTAPEPEGAGAIASMNLALEDAGLQPEQVDYINAHGTSTPAGDAAETKAIKKVFGDHAYRLAVSSIKSMTGHLLGAAGGVEAVATALTLHHGVIPPTTNYDEPDPECDLDYVPNNARRAEVRVAFSNSFGFGGTNATLVFKRYE
- a CDS encoding exported protein of unknown function (Evidence 5 : No homology to any previously reported sequences) — its product is MGRVLALVVELSSFVCLFAVPVKAATFTPHINADVTTTQLHAQWCEQDLQDWKTRRDVVDFQIAEIDARLKDSNLTEADRKALEDQKRKFIQERTNIDWWIEWIFERLIHGACDA